GCAAATAGTCTTCATCGTCCTGCCTCAATTGGAATTCTGGGAATATGGTATCAACAATTGTTTCAATTGGGTTTATTCCGTGTTTTACAATGAATTCTTCGGGGATCTTTATCCATGATGGTTCATCATCTCCCTCTTTAGATGATGTAGGCACGTTACCATCCCCTACATCTAGAACCCATTTATTGAATGCGCGTTTTCGACTATCTATTTGGCCATCTAAAGTGTATTCGTTGACTCTCATAATGCGTGAGAGTGTATGTAGGTGACAGAATTTCCACAATTCTGATCTATTGATGCATGCGTTAACGACCTCTTGCCTTTTACCTTTTGGAATGACTGGGAGGATTTGTCTAAAGTCCCCCCAAGCAAAATTGGCATACCACCAAATAACTTATCTCTATTTGCCTCTTTTTTAGATCCCAAAATATCTCTTAGAGTTTTATCCAATGCTTCAAAGGCGTATCTTTGAGTCATAGGAACTTCGTCCCAGATTATTAGTCTTGCTTCGTGCATTAGGGCAGCCAAATGTGTTTTCTGTTTTATACCGCAGGTGCTATTTTCCATGAGCTCGAGTGGGATAACAAATCGGCTGTGTGCAGTCCGGCCCCCGGGTAGTAACAATGAAGCGATTCCTGAAATTTTCCATTGATATGTATTGGTAAGGTAGTGTAAACAACACGCCAATGTATTATTTGTTTAATGTGTGTAGAACGGAAAAATGATATAATAAAAGAGGATCTAAGCTGGTTTTAGACATATTGAGTCCTGTATTTTTTTAAAAAGGCCTACACTTAATTCaaggtttttttttaaatatatgacATAATAAAAGAGGTTGTCGAACGGAAAATTCATATAATAAAAGAGGATCTAAGCTGGTTTTAGACATAGTGAGTACTGTTTTTTTTTTTGCCTACACATAATccaaggtttttttttttaaaaaaatagtatATGATATAATAAAAGAGGTTGTATGGTGGTTCTAAACCTACTGATTCACGATAGTTTTTGAATAACTGCCACAAATAATGTTTGGGAAAAAGTAATTAAAAAATtagctccaaaaaaaaaaaaagaatacctGATGATGCAACTGCtagaacaatcattttctcagatctGAGTTTTGTTAGAATAGTATTGTATAAAAAAGTCTTCCCAGTCCCGCCTGGGCCATATAAGAAATAGAGCCCGCCTTCCTGATTTGTTACAGCCTTGATTAGCCGTTCATATAGTGTGAGTTGTTCAGGGTTAAGCGATCTGAATAGGTTGTCATGCAAGGTCTTCATTTCCTTGATGTTGTAATTTAACTCTTCTCGGATCAAGCGATTGTCCAGTTGTGTTAGTAAAGATGGGTCTGGTTGTGGTAAAGTCGAGAAATCAGAGAGTGACTTCCCGTGTTTATGCAAAACTCCCTGTATTTCTACCAAACAGTAATTTTTAATCTGAGAATCGGTTAGGGTCAATTCTGGGAAGTTGAAGATTTTTCTTTTTTATGAAGAATGTCGTCGGCTAAATCTTCCCAGTGTTGTTCCCATAGTGCTAGTGGGTTAGTTATGTTGCAAAAGAGTAACATGGTTACAAATAAATCGTGAAGTTGTGCACCTGAAGCCCAGAGTTTTGCCTCAGAAATAGCTTCTGTCCATTCCCGATCATCGTGGAGTAAACCATATGCGAAGCAAGCGTCTTTGAATGTGGGGTGTAACGTGCCGTCAACTGTACGGAGTTCTTCAAATGAACGTGGTTCCTTAACAATGTTTAATAACATTCTTAGATAGTAACGTTCACCTGACGCTGGATTTGAGTAGACAATACGACCAATAGAGGGTCTCAGCTTTCTGTGGGCCCATTCCTTTGTATCATTATTCCAGACATACTCTTTGGGGATCTTTGAGTATGTAAGGCTCCGTGCTTTTGGATCTTGTTTATTAAGTTCAAACCATTGGGTGAACATGGTTTCTTTGATGCTTGGTCTTTGAAGCAAGGCCGGAAGATGTTGGGAATCGTGTAGAGTGAGTGACTGTTGGTTTGGTAGATGATATGATAGCTTAATTACAGAAGGCTTAGAGAAGTGGATGTCGTAAGAAAATAATCGCCAAGCAGCCTCACACGGAGATAAATAGCGGTAATCCAAATAATTCCTGATTTCATCAACGTCAATAATTTTTTCCGGAATGCCTGATGAGTTTTGTGTGGGTACGTTTTCCTGTATCACAATTGTAGCTCGGTCCGGCCCTTTATTTAAGTATTTGAATAGATATTTAATGGCGCGAGATCTATTACACCACTCGACATTTATATGTGCGTTGTATCGGATCAACAGATATCTATTGTAAGGAACGACAAAGCTGTTGTCAAGTGTGCTTTTGCCTTTAGTAACATTCACACCGTTGTTGCGGCGTCTGTAGTTAGCGTAACCGTCTTCATCGATTGTGGTCTCAGCGTAATATGGCTTAGAGAAATGCTTTGAACATTGGTTATCAATCATACATGGAGCGTCCTTGTGTTTACAACCGCAAGGGCCGTGTAACATGTACTCGGTGACAGCCTTGTATCCTTCGGGATCGTGGGCCTCGTTAGGAATTTCGGCCGATATGAGATCGTTGATGTCTTCGGGTGTCTTGCATTTGTATGCACGTGTCAACCAGATTAAGATATGGACATGCGGCAACCCACGTTTTTGGAACTCAATAATGtgtatactgaaatgtcccgttcttattgattaaaaacgttccatattaattgatttcgttgcgaggttttgacctctatatgagacgtttttcaaagactgcattcatttttaaaacaaaccataacctttatttcataaataaaggtttaaaaagctttacgtagattatcaaataatgataatctaaaa
This genomic window from Rutidosis leptorrhynchoides isolate AG116_Rl617_1_P2 chromosome 2, CSIRO_AGI_Rlap_v1, whole genome shotgun sequence contains:
- the LOC139890027 gene encoding uncharacterized protein; the encoded protein is MTRELSPVSIHIIEFQKRGLPHVHILIWLTRAYKCKTPEDINDLISAEIPNEAHDPEGYKAVTEYMLHGPCGCKHKDAPCMIDNQCSKHFSKPYYAETTIDEDGYANYRRRNNGVNVTKGKSTLDNSFVVPYNRYLLIRYNAHINVEWCNRSRAIKYLFKYLNKGPDRATIVIQENVPTQNSSGIPEKIIDVDEIRNYLDYRYLSPCEAAWRLFSYDIHFSKPSVIKLSYHLPNQQSLTLHDSQHLPALLQRPSIKETMFTQWFELNKQDPKARSLTYSKIPKEYVWNNDTKEWAHRKLRPSIGRIVYSNPASGERYYLRMLLNIVKEPRSFEELRTVDGTLHPTFKDACFAYGLLHDDREWTEAISEAKLWASGAQLHDLFGVLHKHGKSLSDFSTLPQPDPSLLTQLDNRLIREELNYNIKEMKTLHDNLFRSLNPEQLTLYERLIKAVTNQEGGLYFLYGPGGTGKTFLYNTILTKLRSEKMIVLAVASSGIASLLLPGGRTAHSRFVIPLELMENSTCGIKQKTHLAALMHEARLIIWDEVPMTQRYAFEALDKTLRDILGSKKEANRDKLFGGMPILLGGTLDKSSQSFQKVKGKRSLTHASIDQNCGNSVTYIHSHAL